Proteins co-encoded in one Podospora pseudoanserina strain CBS 124.78 chromosome 7 map unlocalized CBS124.78p_7, whole genome shotgun sequence genomic window:
- a CDS encoding uncharacterized protein (EggNog:ENOG503Q4WQ; COG:S) produces MFVCRSCIINMGGMRPPILLESRLLRPLQLAIRNPSSARRKYSTPKSLAEAYDVNRRDLEKGLEQVKGWIGVDVPAEMVLDQNEIRAALGEDGRRNGPYVREKEKQALRRPKKLKMREAMKSNAEWETSSEPPQSSVLTTEDIEEALKQAQESEEPKVASTPEESFRNSYPSNKELTDTGSEELPSQQLLKVKKVVKKHLQYLKDPLHIGNHVKKALAAGNWDEALMMTRMASVDTKVEVSWNHLIDYQLDKGRLQAAIKTFNEMKKRGQRPNARTYTVLFRGCAASAHPKTAVAEATKIYRSMLSKHQVGGMTLEPTTIHMNAVLDVCGRANDLDSMFQILETANNGLRSPDSITFTIVLNALRFEVKSHTYKFSEFSDAQIRRNVEQSIQKARVVWEDVVARWRSGRLIMDEQLVLAMSQVLLPGDKKEKGSIFDLLKQTMLLPVPDSISRKLRRVTQAREQRAAEQAARGQEEEGLEEEEVDEVGKAPPPPALRAGLARTGPAATIQYANPGRQTLTLVMEVLSDLKQTAIAPKYWEYMTETLEIEPDHINYNTYLKCLRVGHASGEVAKIIASYPPSMLNRVTFRLGMNSCVNDRNNTNVFDNGTKIIDIMLKELKKPDLLTMRLYLHLARIAKTKFRKQDNETRYQYGEQISNTILRLFPVLNTHARTLAWSEEPTKSPLEALEANKEEVKEAMATARHMISAIDVACHERLVRPAVAKQLMGKRRSLSIMIEGFLERLYPERRAGRQNPNPDLKDEDWVKNASTDEITEDVKENWRWE; encoded by the coding sequence ATGTTCGTCTGTCGGTCAtgcatcatcaacatgggCGGGATGCGCCCCCCAATACTGCTCGAATCAAGGCTCTTGCGCCCTCTGCAACTGGCCATCCGCAACCCCAGTTCTGCCCGCCGCAAATATTCAACACCCAAGTCCCTCGCCGAAGCGTATGACGTCAATCGAAGAGACCTGGAAAAAGGGTTGGAGCAGGTCAAGGGCTGGATAGGGGTGGATGTGCCAGCAGAGATGGTTCTTGACCAGAACGAGATCCGAGCAGCGTTAGGAGAGGACGGCAGGCGGAACGGGCCCTACGtgcgagaaaaagaaaagcaggCTCTCCGACGACCGAAGAAGCTCAAAATGCGGGAGGCCATGAAATCCAATGCCGAATGGGAAACGAGTTCCGAACCGCCTCAGTCCAGCGTTCTTACGACCGAGGATATTGAGGAGGCGTTGAAGCAGGCGCAAGAATCAGAGGAACCAAAAGTTGCCAGTACGCCCGAGGAATCATTCCGAAATTCGTACCCAAGCAACAAGGAGCTCACGGATACTGGATCGGAAGAATTGCCCAGTCAACAATTGCTCAAGGTTAAAAAGGTCGTCAAGAAGCATCTCCAGTACCTCAAAGACCCCCTTCACATCGGCAACCACGTCAAGAAAGCACTCGCTGCCGGCAACTGGGACGAGGCCCTCATGATGACCCGTATGGCCTCGGTGGATACCAAGGTTGAGGTGTCCTGGAACCACCTGATCGACTATCAACTGGACAAGGGGCGCCTCCAGGCTGCCATCAAGACTTTCAATGAAATGAAAAAGCGAGGACAAAGGCCAAACGCAAGAACATACACTGTTCTTTTCAGAGGCTGTGCTGCCTCGGCGCATCCCAAGACAGCAGTGGCCGAAGCCACAAAGATATACCGCTCCATGCTCAGCAAACACCAAGTCGGAGGCATGACACTCGAGCCGACAACCATTCACATGAATGCGGTCCTTGACGTCTGCGGGCGAGCAAACGATCTCGACAGCATGTTTCAAATTCTTGAAACCGCCAATAACGGTTTGAGAAGCCCCGACTCGATCACGTTTACCATCGTGTTGAACGCCCTGAGATTCGAGGTCAAATCACACACATACAAGTTTTCCGAGTTTTCGGATGCCCAGATCAGACGAAATGTGGAGCAGTCCATCCAGAAAGCGAGAGTAGTCTGGGAGGACGTGGTGGCGAGATGGAGAAGCGGCAGGCTCATCATGGATGAGCAGCTGGTGTTGGCCATGAGCCAAGTTTTGTTGCCGggtgacaagaaggagaaggggagcaTTTTTGATCTCTTGAAACAGACCATGTTGCTCCCGGTGCCAGATTCCATCAGCAGGAAGCTTCGTCGGGTAACACAGGCGCGAGAGCAAAGGGCAGCAGAGCAAGCAGCACGGgggcaagaggaggagggtttggaggaagaagaggttgacgaAGTTGGAAaggcccctcccccgcccgcCTTGAGAGCAGGTCTTGCCAGGACAGGACCGGCTGCCACGATTCAATACGCCAACCCGGGACGACAAACGTTGACATTGGTCATGGAGGTGCTTTCTGATCTGAAGCAGACAGCGATTGCGCCAAAGTACTGGGAGTATATGACTGAGACGCTCGAGATCGAGCCCGATCACATCAACTACAACACGTACCTCAAGTGCTTGCGAGTTGGTCATGCATCAGGTGAGGTGGCCAAAATCATTGCCTCTTACCCTCCGAGTATGCTCAACCGAGTGACTTTCCGTCTTGGTATGAACTCGTGCGTCAACGACCGGAACAACACCAACGTCTTTGACAACGGAACGAAAATCATCGACATCATGCtcaaggagctgaagaagcccGATCTTTTGACCATGCGTCTCTACCTGCACTTGGCGCGTATCGCCAAGACCAAGTTCCGAAAGCAGGATAATGAGACCAGATATCAGTACGGAGAGCAGATTagcaacaccatcctccggCTTTTCCCAGTGTTGAACACACACGCGAGGACCCTGGCCTGGTCGGAGGAGCCGACAAAGTCTCCGCTGGAAGCGctcgaggccaacaaggaaGAGGTAAAGGAGGCGATGGCTACTGCCCGGCATATGATCTCGGCCATTGATGTGGCTTGTCATGAGAGGCTTGTGAGACCGGCGGTGGCGAAGCAGCTtatggggaagaggaggagtctCAGTATTATGATTGAAGGGTTTTTGGAGAGGTTATATCCAGAGAGGCGAGCAGGGCGGCAGAACCCAAACCCAGATCTGAAGGATGAAGACTGGGTAAAGAATGCGAGTACTGATGAGATCACGGAGGATGTAAAGGAGAATTGGAGGTGGGAATAA